A window from Flavobacterium sp. 83 encodes these proteins:
- a CDS encoding RNA polymerase sigma factor RpoD/SigA: MRQLKITKQVTNRETASLDKYLQEIGKVDLITADEEVELAQKIKAGDQKALEKLTKANLRFVVSVAKQYQNQGLTLPDLINEGNLGLIKAAQRFDETRGFKFISYAVWWIRQSILQALAEQSRIVRLPLNKIGSINKINKMYALLEQSNERPPSAEEIAKELDMTVNDVKESMKNSGRHLSMDAPLVEGEDSNLYDVLRSGESPNPDRELIHESLRTEIERSLETLTPREADVVRLYFGLGDQHPMTLEEIGETFDLTRERVRQIKEKAIRRLKHTSRSKILKTYLG, encoded by the coding sequence ATGAGACAACTAAAAATCACCAAGCAGGTTACCAATCGTGAAACTGCTTCATTAGACAAGTATTTACAAGAAATTGGAAAAGTTGACCTTATTACCGCTGACGAAGAGGTAGAATTAGCACAAAAGATTAAAGCCGGTGACCAGAAAGCATTAGAGAAATTGACAAAAGCCAATTTACGTTTCGTGGTTTCGGTAGCTAAACAATATCAAAATCAAGGATTAACGCTTCCCGATTTGATTAACGAAGGAAATTTAGGACTGATAAAAGCAGCACAACGTTTTGACGAAACACGTGGTTTCAAATTCATCTCCTATGCCGTTTGGTGGATTCGTCAATCTATTTTACAAGCATTGGCTGAACAATCCCGTATCGTTCGTTTGCCTTTGAACAAAATTGGTTCTATCAATAAAATCAACAAAATGTATGCTTTATTAGAGCAATCTAACGAGCGTCCACCATCTGCTGAAGAAATTGCAAAAGAACTTGACATGACCGTAAATGACGTAAAAGAGAGCATGAAAAACTCTGGTCGTCACTTATCAATGGATGCGCCTCTTGTTGAAGGAGAAGATTCTAACCTTTACGATGTATTGCGTTCTGGCGAATCTCCAAATCCAGACAGAGAATTAATCCACGAATCATTGCGTACTGAAATCGAGCGTTCATTAGAAACATTGACTCCAAGAGAAGCTGATGTTGTTCGTTTATATTTTGGACTTGGAGATCAACACCCAATGACATTAGAGGAAATTGGAGAAACTTTCGACTTAACTCGTGAGCGTGTACGTCAAATCAAGGAAAAAGCAATCCGAAGATTGAAACACACTTCCAGAAGTAAAATATTAAAAACCTACTTAGGTTAA
- a CDS encoding polyribonucleotide nucleotidyltransferase: MIPQLFVESIDLGDGRNITIETGRLAKQADGSVVVRIGKTVILGTVVSSRKASPGIDFLPLTVDYREKFAAAGRFPGGFFKREARPSDNEVLTMRLVDRVLRPLFPDDYHAEVQVMIQLMSYDEDVMPDALAGLAASAALALSDIPFETLISEARVGRIDGQFIINPSRAQLALSDIDMMIGASIDSIAMVEGEMKEISEAEMLEAIKFAHEHIKNQIAAQLRLQAAFGKKEVRTYEGEKEDEAIYAKVKAASYDKIYAIASKGSSKQERTASFAEVKEEVKALFTEEELVENGDLVSKYFYKTNKEAVRNVTLDLGTRLDGRKTTEIRPIWCEVDYLPSVHGSALFTRGETQALATATLGTSREANQIDSPSEQGEEKFYLHYNFPPFSTGEARPLRGTSRREVGHGNLAQRALKNMIPADCPYTIRVVSEVLESNGSSSMATVCAGTLSLMDAGIQMIRPVSGIAMGLITDGERFAVLSDILGDEDHLGDMDFKVTGTSVGITACQMDIKIDGLKYEIMEAALAQARDGRLHILGKLIETLAEPKADVKAYAPKIITRTIPGNFIGALIGPGGKVIQELQKATGTTIVINEVDEQGVIEILGTDPAGIEAVLAKIKSITFKPQMGEAYEVKVIKMLDFGAVVEYLDAPGNEVLLHVSELAWERTENVADVVNMGDVFMIKYLGLDPKTRKEKVSRKALMPRPPREEKKE, encoded by the coding sequence ATGATTCCACAATTATTTGTAGAAAGTATCGATTTAGGTGATGGCAGAAACATCACAATCGAGACAGGTCGTTTAGCCAAACAAGCGGATGGATCTGTAGTAGTAAGAATAGGTAAAACTGTTATTTTAGGAACAGTTGTATCTTCAAGAAAAGCAAGTCCAGGTATCGACTTTTTACCACTTACGGTAGATTATCGTGAAAAATTTGCTGCAGCAGGGCGTTTTCCTGGTGGTTTCTTCAAAAGAGAAGCACGTCCAAGTGACAACGAAGTGTTAACAATGCGTTTAGTAGACCGTGTATTGCGTCCACTTTTCCCAGATGATTACCATGCTGAAGTGCAGGTTATGATTCAATTAATGTCTTATGACGAAGATGTAATGCCAGATGCATTAGCTGGTTTAGCCGCTTCAGCAGCATTAGCTTTGTCTGACATTCCTTTCGAAACTTTAATTTCTGAAGCTAGAGTTGGAAGAATTGATGGTCAATTCATCATCAATCCAAGTCGCGCACAATTAGCATTATCTGATATAGATATGATGATTGGAGCTTCTATAGATTCTATCGCGATGGTAGAAGGTGAAATGAAAGAAATTTCAGAAGCAGAAATGTTAGAAGCAATTAAATTTGCACACGAACACATTAAAAATCAAATTGCTGCTCAACTACGTTTGCAAGCTGCTTTTGGAAAAAAAGAAGTTCGTACTTACGAAGGAGAAAAAGAAGATGAGGCTATTTATGCTAAAGTAAAAGCAGCATCTTACGATAAAATTTATGCTATTGCAAGTAAAGGTTCTTCAAAACAAGAACGTACTGCTTCATTTGCAGAAGTAAAAGAAGAAGTAAAAGCATTATTTACAGAAGAAGAATTGGTAGAAAATGGCGATTTAGTTTCTAAATATTTTTACAAAACAAACAAAGAAGCCGTTCGTAACGTAACCCTAGATTTAGGAACACGTTTAGACGGAAGAAAAACTACCGAAATCAGACCAATCTGGTGTGAAGTAGATTACTTACCATCTGTACACGGATCAGCATTGTTTACACGTGGAGAAACACAAGCTTTGGCAACAGCAACTTTAGGAACATCTAGAGAAGCAAACCAAATTGACTCTCCATCAGAACAAGGTGAAGAAAAATTCTACTTACATTATAACTTCCCTCCTTTCTCAACTGGTGAAGCTCGTCCATTAAGAGGAACTTCAAGAAGAGAAGTAGGTCACGGAAACTTAGCTCAAAGAGCATTAAAAAACATGATTCCTGCTGATTGTCCTTATACAATTCGTGTCGTTTCTGAAGTTTTAGAATCTAACGGTTCGTCTTCAATGGCTACAGTTTGTGCTGGAACATTATCATTAATGGATGCTGGTATTCAAATGATTCGTCCAGTATCTGGAATTGCAATGGGATTAATTACTGATGGAGAACGTTTTGCTGTATTGTCTGATATTCTTGGTGATGAAGATCACTTAGGAGATATGGATTTCAAAGTAACTGGAACTTCTGTAGGAATTACAGCTTGCCAAATGGACATCAAAATAGACGGTTTGAAATACGAGATTATGGAAGCTGCTTTGGCTCAAGCCAGAGACGGTCGTTTGCATATTCTTGGAAAATTAATCGAAACTTTAGCTGAGCCAAAAGCGGACGTTAAAGCATATGCTCCAAAAATCATTACAAGAACAATTCCTGGTAACTTTATTGGCGCTTTGATTGGACCTGGTGGAAAAGTAATTCAAGAATTACAAAAAGCTACTGGAACAACTATCGTAATCAACGAAGTAGACGAACAAGGAGTTATCGAAATCTTAGGAACGGATCCTGCTGGAATTGAAGCAGTATTGGCTAAAATTAAGTCAATCACTTTCAAACCACAAATGGGAGAAGCTTACGAAGTAAAAGTTATCAAAATGTTAGATTTTGGTGCAGTTGTAGAGTACCTTGACGCTCCAGGAAATGAAGTATTACTTCACGTTTCGGAATTGGCTTGGGAAAGAACAGAAAATGTTGCTGATGTAGTAAACATGGGTGATGTATTCATGATTAAATATTTAGGTTTAGATCCTAAAACTCGTAAAGAGAAAGTATCTAGAAAAGCCTTAATGCCAAGACCTCCACGTGAGGAGAAAAAAGAGTAA
- a CDS encoding TonB-dependent siderophore receptor — MQKTITLFVVILFSIPLFSQEKLNEVKVIKKQKGIQKSFTVTGNTTVITSKELLKAACCNLAESFETNPSIDVSFSDALTGTKQIKMLGLTSPYLMITEENIPSVRGASQAYGLSFTPGTWVESIQITKGAGSVVNGYESISGQINTELIKPINDIPFFLNAYGSSDSRFELNTHFNKKISDKWSSSLFLHGNTRVAKTDMNKDGFLDNPLTKQINILNRYQYYNAEKGWVSFINFRYMNDKKQTGELDFDPNKDKGTTNYWGSEINTERLDISTKVGYVFKDQPYQSIGFQNAFNNHNQQSYFGLNQYNIKQSSYYSNLIFNSIINNTMNKFAAGLNFTYDKYQEFVNVNDYSRIDNSVGAFFEYTYDNADNFSIILGGRVDNHNRLGTFLTPRLHVRYNPWEKGVLRFSAGRGKRSANIFAENQQLFASSRVFDILDSNGKIYGLNPEIAWNYGMSFSQKFMLFGKSADAGLDFYRTDFQNQIVVDVLQSPQQVLFYNLNGKSVANSLQLEFNYEILNHFNFRSAYKFYDVRTDYISGNYQKPLQAKHRVFGNLEYETHIEEKGKQWKFDYTFNWVGKQQLPNTASNPIKDRLPEFSPSYSLMNAQITRTFSGTFEVYVGGENIGNYTQKKAILGSDNPFGPNFDTSIVYAPVFGQMYYAGLRFKIK; from the coding sequence ATGCAAAAAACAATAACGCTATTTGTTGTTATTTTGTTTTCAATTCCGTTGTTTTCTCAAGAAAAACTGAATGAAGTCAAAGTGATAAAAAAGCAAAAAGGGATTCAAAAATCATTTACCGTAACAGGAAATACAACGGTAATTACTAGCAAAGAATTACTTAAAGCTGCCTGCTGTAATTTAGCAGAGAGTTTTGAAACAAATCCGTCCATTGATGTGAGTTTCTCTGATGCTTTGACAGGAACTAAGCAGATCAAAATGCTTGGATTGACAAGTCCCTACTTAATGATTACCGAGGAAAATATCCCATCAGTTCGTGGTGCTTCGCAAGCATACGGATTGTCATTCACTCCTGGAACTTGGGTAGAAAGTATCCAAATTACTAAAGGAGCCGGAAGTGTAGTGAATGGATACGAAAGTATTTCGGGACAAATTAATACGGAATTAATTAAACCCATCAATGATATTCCGTTTTTTCTGAATGCTTATGGTTCATCAGATTCAAGGTTTGAATTAAATACCCATTTCAATAAAAAAATATCAGATAAATGGAGCAGTAGCTTGTTTCTTCACGGGAATACAAGAGTTGCTAAAACCGATATGAATAAGGATGGTTTTTTGGATAATCCATTGACCAAACAAATCAATATCCTCAATAGATACCAATATTACAATGCCGAAAAAGGCTGGGTGAGTTTTATCAATTTCAGATATATGAATGATAAAAAGCAAACTGGAGAATTAGACTTTGATCCAAACAAAGACAAAGGGACAACTAATTATTGGGGCTCTGAAATCAATACAGAGCGCTTAGATATTTCTACAAAAGTGGGGTATGTTTTTAAAGATCAGCCTTATCAGAGTATTGGTTTTCAGAATGCTTTTAATAATCATAATCAACAATCTTACTTTGGTTTGAACCAATACAATATCAAGCAAAGCAGTTATTATTCGAATTTGATTTTTAATTCAATTATCAATAATACGATGAATAAGTTTGCTGCCGGTTTGAATTTTACGTACGATAAATACCAAGAATTTGTTAATGTAAATGATTACAGCCGAATTGATAATTCAGTGGGTGCTTTTTTTGAATATACCTATGATAACGCAGATAATTTTAGCATTATTCTAGGAGGAAGAGTAGATAATCACAACCGTTTAGGGACATTTTTAACCCCAAGATTGCACGTACGATACAATCCCTGGGAAAAAGGAGTTTTGCGATTCTCAGCGGGTAGGGGAAAACGAAGTGCTAATATTTTTGCGGAAAATCAACAACTTTTTGCCAGTTCAAGAGTATTTGATATTTTAGATTCTAACGGAAAAATATATGGATTGAATCCGGAAATCGCCTGGAATTACGGGATGAGTTTTTCTCAAAAATTCATGCTCTTCGGCAAAAGTGCTGATGCTGGACTTGATTTCTATAGGACTGATTTTCAGAACCAGATAGTTGTTGATGTGTTGCAAAGTCCACAACAAGTGTTGTTTTATAATCTAAATGGAAAATCGGTTGCCAATAGTTTGCAACTGGAATTTAATTATGAAATTTTGAATCATTTTAATTTTCGCTCAGCGTATAAATTTTATGACGTAAGAACGGACTATATTTCTGGAAATTATCAAAAACCATTACAGGCTAAACACCGAGTTTTTGGAAATTTAGAATACGAAACCCACATTGAAGAGAAAGGGAAACAGTGGAAATTTGATTATACTTTCAATTGGGTAGGAAAACAGCAATTACCCAATACGGCAAGCAATCCCATAAAGGATAGATTACCGGAATTTTCGCCATCCTATTCGTTGATGAATGCACAAATTACCAGAACTTTTTCTGGCACATTTGAAGTCTACGTGGGTGGAGAAAACATTGGCAACTATACTCAGAAAAAAGCTATTTTGGGTTCAGATAATCCTTTTGGACCCAATTTTGATACTTCAATTGTGTATGCA
- the rpsO gene encoding 30S ribosomal protein S15, which yields MYLTKEIKEEIFAKHGEKTNTGKSEAQIALFTFRISHLTEHLKKNRHDYNTERSLVLLVGKRRALLDYLKKTEINRYREIIKVLNIRK from the coding sequence ATGTATTTAACTAAAGAGATTAAAGAAGAGATCTTCGCTAAACACGGAGAAAAAACAAACACTGGAAAATCTGAAGCACAAATCGCTTTATTCACTTTCAGAATTAGCCACTTAACTGAGCACTTGAAAAAAAATCGTCATGATTATAACACAGAGCGTTCATTAGTATTACTAGTAGGTAAAAGAAGAGCTTTGTTAGATTACTTGAAGAAAACAGAAATCAACAGATATCGTGAGATTATCAAAGTATTGAATATCAGAAAATAA
- the xrtF gene encoding exosortase family protein XrtF has translation MKKYFILYKPFLFFLSTFFLTYIALTFLYQEYLNSFGENKLDGITLFVGENTKGVMQFFDKGATIEESAFEPYIKLFYGKKYVARIIEGCNAVSIIILFIAFIVAFSGKLKPTLLFIFGGSIFIYVLNVFRIAILCVLMFNYPYQKQFFHGVLFPLFIYGVVFILWLIWVNKFSRYASKTTE, from the coding sequence TTGAAAAAATATTTTATCCTTTACAAACCTTTTTTGTTTTTTCTGTCAACCTTTTTTTTGACTTACATTGCACTGACTTTTTTATATCAGGAATACCTTAACAGTTTTGGGGAAAATAAACTGGACGGCATCACTTTGTTTGTGGGTGAGAATACAAAAGGTGTTATGCAGTTTTTTGATAAAGGAGCTACTATCGAAGAAAGTGCATTTGAGCCTTATATTAAGTTGTTTTACGGTAAAAAATATGTTGCTAGAATTATTGAGGGTTGTAATGCTGTAAGTATTATCATTTTATTTATAGCTTTTATAGTTGCTTTTTCAGGTAAATTAAAACCTACGTTGCTTTTTATCTTTGGGGGGAGTATATTTATTTATGTATTAAATGTATTTAGAATAGCAATTTTATGTGTTTTAATGTTTAATTATCCATATCAAAAGCAATTTTTTCACGGCGTACTTTTTCCTTTGTTTATTTATGGTGTTGTTTTTATTTTATGGCTAATTTGGGTTAATAAATTTTCAAGATATGCTTCAAAAACTACTGAATAA
- a CDS encoding exosortase F system-associated protein, with translation MLQKLLNNKIRLLEFIVLVVFLVLIRAFEDQLFYDPFLDYFKNDFTHLPLPNFNSFQLFLGLLFRYTLNAVVSLGIIYVLFKDVQMVKFALVLYYFFFMILIAAFFYIIFFIKEHNNLVLFYVRRFLIQPIFVLLFVPAFYYQKQNK, from the coding sequence ATGCTTCAAAAACTACTGAATAATAAAATCAGACTGCTAGAATTTATTGTTTTAGTTGTATTTTTAGTGCTAATTCGTGCATTTGAAGATCAATTGTTTTACGACCCTTTTTTGGATTATTTCAAAAATGATTTTACTCATTTACCCTTGCCTAATTTCAATTCATTTCAATTGTTCTTAGGGTTACTGTTTCGTTATACATTGAATGCAGTTGTCTCGTTAGGGATAATTTATGTTCTTTTCAAAGATGTACAAATGGTGAAATTTGCCCTTGTCTTGTATTATTTTTTCTTTATGATATTGATTGCGGCTTTTTTCTATATAATTTTCTTCATTAAGGAGCATAATAATTTAGTCTTGTTTTATGTTCGCCGATTTCTGATTCAGCCCATTTTTGTTTTGTTGTTCGTTCCTGCTTTTTATTATCAAAAACAAAATAAGTAA
- a CDS encoding ATP cone domain-containing protein: MKIVKYSGDVVEFNPDKLKSSLLKSGASTVVVDTILQTIKKQMYEGISTKQIYKLAFGLLKKTANYHAARYNLREAIRLLGPAGFFFEKYIARLFASEDYETKTNLTLQGKCVSHEIDVLIKKSGIISMIECKYHVGRDAASDVKVPMYILSRFNDLKINRHSIFSDNDVVSKCWIVTNNRFTTDAIDFAKCSGLDLLSWNYPEDNNLKTKNDTSFLYPVTCLTTLSLAEKDKLLILDVILVKELINNSDCLEKIGLSTTRIKNVLKEASELCRFI, from the coding sequence ATGAAAATTGTCAAGTATTCTGGGGATGTTGTAGAATTTAATCCTGATAAGTTAAAGAGTTCCCTTTTAAAATCAGGAGCGAGTACGGTTGTTGTAGATACTATTCTCCAAACAATTAAAAAACAAATGTATGAGGGCATTTCTACCAAGCAAATTTATAAATTGGCTTTTGGTTTGTTAAAAAAAACAGCTAATTATCATGCAGCTCGTTATAATTTAAGAGAAGCAATACGATTATTAGGTCCCGCAGGTTTTTTTTTCGAAAAATATATTGCGAGACTTTTTGCTTCAGAGGATTATGAAACTAAAACAAACTTAACATTACAAGGAAAATGTGTCTCTCATGAAATAGATGTTTTAATAAAGAAGAGTGGGATAATCAGTATGATTGAATGTAAATATCATGTGGGTAGGGATGCTGCTTCCGATGTGAAAGTACCGATGTATATTTTATCTCGTTTTAATGATTTAAAAATCAATCGGCATTCTATATTTTCTGATAATGATGTTGTTTCAAAATGTTGGATTGTTACTAATAATAGATTTACAACCGATGCAATTGATTTTGCCAAGTGTTCAGGTTTGGATTTGTTAAGTTGGAATTATCCTGAGGACAATAACTTAAAAACAAAAAATGACACTAGTTTTTTGTATCCGGTGACCTGTCTGACGACATTGTCTCTTGCCGAAAAAGATAAATTATTAATCCTTGATGTCATCTTGGTAAAAGAACTAATTAATAATTCTGATTGTTTAGAAAAAATAGGATTGAGTACTACCCGAATAAAAAATGTATTAAAAGAAGCTTCGGAGTTATGTAGATTTATTTAA
- a CDS encoding MBL fold metallo-hydrolase RNA specificity domain-containing protein, which yields MKIKFIGGAGTVTGSKTLIESNGIRILIDCGQFQGIKPLRELNWEPLPILPSTIDFVLLTHGHLDHCGWLPRLVDQGFTGKIYCTSPTKDIAKLILLDSAKIQEEEAKKANEGKFSKHDIAQPLYTVAQAEKVFPLFRVIKTNESIALDAQISAIYTNAGHIIGACTIELQLENKVLVFSGDIGRDNDVLMYPPTKPKRGDYIFLESTYGNRLHPDTDPKDELEIYINNAVQKGGTIIIPSFAVERAQSVMYLLWKLKIEGRIPNIPYIIDTPMGISVLDVFANNRKWHKLPEYEYVEMCKMFTMITDYQQTIETIFNNQSKVVIAASGMITGGRVLSYLERYISVPETTVIIIGYQAEGTRGRKLLEGAKEIKIHGKYYPVLATIVEIEGLSAHGDQKDLLNWLSALENKPKKVFLVHGENAPADELRIKIQEKYGFDCKVPLMGQEFEL from the coding sequence ATGAAAATTAAATTTATTGGAGGAGCAGGAACAGTTACTGGTTCTAAAACATTAATTGAAAGTAACGGAATTAGGATTCTAATAGATTGTGGTCAATTTCAAGGGATTAAGCCGTTGCGGGAACTCAATTGGGAACCGTTGCCTATTTTACCTTCAACAATAGATTTTGTTTTATTGACCCATGGACACTTAGACCACTGTGGTTGGTTGCCCAGATTAGTGGATCAAGGTTTTACAGGAAAAATTTATTGTACAAGTCCTACTAAGGATATCGCTAAGCTCATTTTGCTGGATAGTGCTAAAATTCAGGAAGAGGAAGCTAAAAAAGCCAACGAAGGGAAATTTTCTAAGCATGACATTGCTCAACCACTTTATACTGTTGCTCAAGCTGAAAAAGTTTTTCCGCTTTTTAGAGTTATTAAAACCAATGAGTCTATTGCTTTAGATGCTCAAATTAGTGCTATTTATACTAATGCAGGACATATTATTGGTGCCTGTACAATTGAATTGCAGCTTGAAAATAAAGTATTAGTTTTTTCAGGAGACATTGGAAGAGATAATGATGTGCTCATGTATCCGCCCACAAAACCCAAAAGAGGAGATTATATATTTCTCGAAAGTACTTATGGAAATCGTTTGCATCCTGATACAGATCCTAAAGATGAATTGGAAATCTATATTAATAATGCCGTTCAAAAAGGCGGAACAATCATTATTCCTAGTTTTGCCGTAGAGCGCGCACAAAGTGTAATGTATCTATTATGGAAACTTAAAATAGAAGGCAGGATACCCAATATTCCATATATTATTGATACCCCAATGGGAATTAGTGTTTTGGATGTTTTTGCTAATAATAGAAAATGGCATAAATTACCAGAATATGAATATGTTGAAATGTGTAAGATGTTTACAATGATTACGGATTATCAACAAACTATAGAAACTATTTTTAATAATCAATCAAAGGTTGTTATCGCTGCAAGCGGAATGATTACCGGGGGTAGGGTGCTGAGTTATTTAGAGCGATATATTAGTGTGCCTGAAACAACGGTGATTATTATTGGTTATCAAGCCGAAGGAACCCGCGGAAGAAAACTGCTGGAAGGTGCCAAAGAAATTAAAATTCATGGTAAATATTATCCAGTATTGGCAACGATAGTAGAAATAGAAGGATTATCTGCACATGGTGATCAAAAAGATCTTCTGAATTGGCTGTCTGCTTTAGAGAATAAACCCAAAAAAGTGTTTTTAGTTCATGGAGAGAATGCACCAGCCGATGAACTTCGAATAAAAATTCAAGAAAAATATGGGTTTGATTGTAAAGTTCCTTTGATGGGACAAGAGTTTGAGCTTTAA
- a CDS encoding GAF domain-containing protein produces the protein MTFQDLQPKVTEITLNTTLSRDEKLLSICQLLSNSIEYYNWVGFYFANQETKTLHLGPYVGAETDHTVIPFGKGICGQVAVSNENFVVPDVAAQNNYIACSFTVKSEIVVPLFVNGENIGQIDIDSHVLNPFNKDDEQFLEFVNEEIAKLY, from the coding sequence ATGACATTTCAAGATTTACAACCAAAAGTAACCGAAATCACACTAAACACCACACTTTCAAGAGACGAAAAACTTTTATCTATTTGTCAGCTCCTAAGTAATTCTATTGAATATTACAATTGGGTAGGCTTTTATTTTGCTAATCAGGAAACTAAAACGTTGCACTTAGGACCTTATGTAGGAGCTGAGACTGATCACACTGTAATTCCTTTCGGAAAAGGGATTTGTGGACAAGTGGCTGTTTCCAACGAAAACTTTGTAGTTCCTGATGTTGCAGCACAAAATAATTACATTGCTTGTAGCTTTACCGTAAAATCAGAAATAGTAGTACCTCTTTTTGTAAATGGAGAAAACATAGGGCAAATTGACATTGACAGTCACGTACTCAATCCATTTAATAAAGATGACGAACAATTTCTAGAGTTTGTAAATGAGGAAATTGCGAAGTTGTATTAA